One genomic region from Streptomyces sp. NBC_00582 encodes:
- a CDS encoding zinc-binding dehydrogenase yields MGDRPGAGFSARLILQLAKRQGFEGVVAAVSSQAKAEFLRGLGVDEIVTYDSEDWGEPVDVVLDGVGGELLPRALSALAPGGRLVFFNSGGGTVPAFDLPAGSKTITGLTMARFANTHRELYDQHGEELWKLTLSGRRR; encoded by the coding sequence ATGGGCGACCGTCCCGGGGCCGGTTTCAGCGCAAGGCTCATCCTCCAACTTGCCAAACGCCAGGGCTTTGAAGGGGTCGTCGCGGCCGTGAGTTCGCAGGCCAAGGCGGAGTTCCTCCGCGGTCTCGGCGTCGACGAAATCGTGACCTACGACAGCGAGGACTGGGGGGAGCCAGTCGACGTCGTCCTGGACGGAGTCGGTGGAGAGCTACTCCCACGCGCCCTCTCCGCCCTTGCGCCCGGCGGGCGACTCGTCTTCTTCAACTCGGGCGGCGGCACCGTTCCCGCCTTCGACCTCCCGGCAGGATCGAAAACCATCACCGGGCTCACCATGGCGAGGTTTGCCAACACTCACCGCGAGCTCTATGACCAGCATGGCGAGGAACTGTGGAAGCTGACCCTGTCCGGAAGGCGCAGGTGA
- a CDS encoding DUF4142 domain-containing protein, with protein sequence MGGALTLTVSALAYPSMLGLTTVSTSSDRLIANTQWGPFTESDRAFVVAVRAAGLWEHPVGLIGLEKGQSKAVRTASEHLVDGHAALDETCRKIAPMLNVVLPNVASPQQEGFVTTLKTSQGKQFDIDFANILRMTHGSIFNTVAKVRSTTKNSLVRALADQANDTVLDHITVMEKTGLVDFDTTLFNQTKPPTLPKSDMTPPVPPAGQPLVVLPPPPNATSTPADLGPAMNGAAAGG encoded by the coding sequence GTGGGCGGCGCTCTGACCCTGACAGTGAGCGCCCTCGCCTACCCGTCGATGCTCGGTCTGACCACCGTGTCCACCTCGTCCGACCGGCTCATCGCCAACACCCAGTGGGGACCTTTCACCGAGAGCGACCGGGCCTTCGTGGTGGCGGTGCGGGCGGCCGGCCTCTGGGAGCATCCGGTCGGACTGATCGGGCTGGAGAAGGGGCAGAGCAAGGCCGTTCGCACCGCCAGCGAGCACCTGGTCGACGGACACGCGGCGCTGGACGAGACCTGCCGCAAGATCGCACCGATGCTCAACGTCGTCCTGCCCAACGTGGCCAGCCCTCAGCAGGAAGGGTTCGTCACCACACTGAAGACGTCCCAGGGCAAGCAGTTCGACATCGACTTCGCCAACATCCTGCGTATGACGCACGGTTCCATCTTCAACACCGTGGCGAAGGTCCGCTCGACGACGAAGAACTCCCTGGTGCGCGCCCTGGCCGACCAGGCCAACGACACCGTCCTGGACCACATCACGGTGATGGAGAAGACCGGTCTGGTCGACTTCGACACCACGCTGTTCAATCAGACCAAGCCGCCAACCCTACCCAAGTCGGACATGACTCCGCCGGTCCCGCCCGCCGGTCAGCCGCTGGTCGTCCTTCCCCCGCCGCCGAACGCCACGTCCACCCCTGCGGACCTGGGCCCGGCAATGAACGGCGCGGCCGCCGGCGGGTAG
- a CDS encoding alpha/beta fold hydrolase — translation MVAVGHSMGGQAVNLLAVRHPELVRSVVALDPAHGAHGAEVDGIPGDWPPTGSEEPALPRTSSQGPSPHRPRPGCVPPISAPCSAPRTMSSPRRTPACTRNRTPSASARTVRRICADACGRP, via the coding sequence GTGGTGGCCGTCGGCCACTCCATGGGCGGACAGGCGGTCAACCTTCTCGCGGTACGACACCCCGAGCTGGTCCGCTCGGTCGTGGCCCTGGACCCGGCCCACGGCGCGCACGGCGCCGAAGTGGACGGCATCCCGGGCGATTGGCCGCCTACCGGAAGCGAGGAGCCCGCGCTGCCGCGGACTTCGTCGCAGGGGCCTTCTCCGCACAGGCCCCGCCCGGGCTGCGTACCGCCCATATCCGCACCATGCTCGGCACCCCGGACCATGTCATCGCCCAGGCGTACGCCGGCATGTACACGGAACCGGACGCCGTCGGCCTCCGCCCGCACAGTGAGGCGTATCTGCGCCGACGCCTGCGGCCGGCCCTGA
- a CDS encoding MFS transporter translates to MPSDTSAYDTPPTTYRDLLRNREFVGLYAGFTLSVAASTMSGFALGTLVNQQTKSPFLTAVSMYGATFATVLGALTLMSVADGSRPRRTLVALQCVSLVGVAAQAVPGLPLAARFGLLLVLGFFQSLGTGARMGLLAEVVPTSTHALARSLMNITSGGMAILGYAIGSVLLRYLSPQEVFAVATALTGGGSIIVAVTVRERSIRLTRRPGLRQTWTTNIELFSHSGQRALLLNLWVPNGLIVGCEALFISYAPCHAGVFLAAGSTGMLFGDLVVGRLFTAEQRRRYAFALRLLLAAPFLLFAVHPPVLVATAAVSIASAGFAATLPLQEQLLELTPDPVRGQVQGVESAGRMTWQGIGAVIAGGIAQHFTSGTAITFVAAVSIAITVFSRPFVVRARAVHLQAAAA, encoded by the coding sequence ATGCCTTCTGACACATCCGCCTACGACACTCCACCCACCACCTACCGTGACCTGCTCCGCAACCGTGAATTCGTCGGCCTGTACGCCGGCTTCACACTGTCGGTCGCCGCGAGCACCATGTCGGGCTTCGCGCTCGGCACGCTGGTCAACCAACAGACCAAGTCCCCGTTCCTGACCGCCGTGAGCATGTACGGCGCCACCTTCGCGACGGTTCTCGGTGCGCTGACACTGATGTCGGTCGCGGACGGAAGCCGTCCCCGCCGGACCCTCGTCGCGCTCCAGTGCGTCTCGCTCGTAGGTGTTGCCGCACAGGCGGTTCCAGGGCTGCCGCTCGCCGCCCGGTTCGGTCTGCTCCTTGTACTGGGGTTCTTCCAGTCCCTGGGAACGGGCGCACGGATGGGGCTGCTCGCGGAGGTGGTGCCGACCTCCACCCATGCACTGGCACGTTCCCTGATGAACATCACCTCGGGAGGCATGGCCATCCTCGGCTACGCCATCGGCTCCGTACTGCTGCGGTACCTGAGCCCGCAGGAGGTCTTCGCCGTGGCGACAGCACTGACCGGCGGTGGATCGATCATTGTGGCGGTGACGGTCCGGGAACGCTCGATCCGTCTGACCCGTCGCCCTGGACTCCGCCAGACCTGGACGACGAACATCGAGCTCTTCTCCCACTCCGGCCAACGCGCGCTGCTGCTGAACCTGTGGGTCCCCAACGGTCTGATCGTTGGCTGCGAGGCGCTGTTCATCTCCTACGCCCCCTGTCACGCCGGCGTCTTCCTGGCCGCCGGATCAACAGGCATGCTCTTCGGTGACCTTGTGGTCGGGCGGCTGTTCACCGCCGAGCAGCGACGCCGCTACGCGTTCGCCCTGCGACTGCTGCTCGCCGCCCCCTTCCTGCTGTTCGCCGTCCACCCGCCCGTGCTGGTGGCGACAGCCGCGGTGTCCATCGCCAGTGCCGGCTTCGCTGCCACCCTGCCGCTTCAGGAGCAGCTTCTGGAGTTGACCCCTGATCCGGTCCGTGGCCAGGTCCAGGGAGTTGAGTCCGCCGGCCGGATGACGTGGCAAGGTATCGGGGCCGTGATCGCCGGCGGCATTGCTCAGCACTTCACATCTGGCACAGCCATCACCTTTGTGGCCGCCGTATCCATCGCCATCACCGTCTTCTCCCGGCCCTTCGTGGTCCGCGCCCGAGCCGTCCACCTCCAGGCGGCCGCTGCATAG
- a CDS encoding Lrp/AsnC family transcriptional regulator, with amino-acid sequence MSNEITLDAIDRDILFHLRQDGRLTNVELAKRVGLTPPPCLRRVKRLEEAGVITGYRAVINPQALGRDLEVLIDVEIYAQDRKSFQDFEDTVASYDEVIEFRRMYGRPDYFLRVAVADHAAYEAFLTEKLSGLPAVLRLESHLTMKKIKTNE; translated from the coding sequence GTGAGCAATGAAATTACCCTCGACGCCATTGATCGCGACATTCTGTTTCACCTGCGCCAGGACGGGCGGCTGACCAACGTCGAGCTGGCCAAGCGTGTCGGTCTGACCCCACCGCCCTGCCTGCGCCGGGTCAAGCGGCTGGAAGAGGCCGGCGTCATCACCGGGTACCGGGCCGTCATCAACCCTCAGGCCCTGGGCCGCGACCTGGAGGTCCTCATCGACGTCGAGATCTACGCCCAGGACCGCAAGAGCTTCCAGGACTTCGAGGACACCGTGGCCTCCTATGACGAGGTCATCGAGTTCCGCCGCATGTACGGGCGCCCCGACTACTTCCTGCGCGTCGCGGTCGCCGACCACGCCGCCTACGAAGCCTTCCTCACCGAAAAGCTCAGCGGCCTGCCCGCCGTACTTCGCCTCGAATCCCACCTGACCATGAAGAAGATCAAGACCAACGAGTAG
- a CDS encoding AzlC family ABC transporter permease — translation MDSTHVGAEDRPRPVPAPPPSTRSGARAALKDSAGVGLGFLPLGLAFGALVTQSGLDWWWAGLSAALVFGGSFEFLLIGMVTASAPLAAIAVSALLVNVRHVFYTLSFPLHRVKGRLGKAYSTYAMCDEAYALTTGERARTWSSRRILWLQFFLHLYWAGSSTVGALLGSLIPDSVTGLDFALTALFTVLALDAVRDLRGDVPTPVLAVLSALSARLLFPGQMLLAAFTLFTTALLARHLTTSRKPHHA, via the coding sequence ATGGATAGCACTCATGTAGGCGCCGAGGACCGGCCTCGGCCCGTTCCCGCTCCTCCACCCTCGACACGGTCCGGGGCGCGCGCGGCGTTGAAGGACTCCGCCGGAGTCGGGTTGGGTTTCCTGCCGCTCGGCCTCGCCTTCGGGGCGCTGGTGACGCAGTCGGGTCTGGACTGGTGGTGGGCGGGGCTGTCCGCGGCGCTCGTCTTCGGCGGATCGTTCGAGTTCTTGCTCATCGGCATGGTCACGGCCTCGGCACCGCTCGCGGCGATCGCGGTCTCCGCGCTGCTGGTGAACGTCCGGCACGTCTTCTACACGCTGTCCTTCCCCCTGCACCGCGTGAAGGGCCGTCTCGGCAAGGCGTACAGCACCTACGCGATGTGCGACGAGGCGTATGCGCTGACCACCGGCGAGCGGGCGCGCACCTGGTCCAGCCGCCGCATCCTGTGGCTGCAGTTCTTCCTGCACCTGTACTGGGCGGGCAGTTCCACCGTCGGCGCCCTGCTCGGCTCCCTCATCCCCGACAGCGTCACCGGCCTGGACTTCGCCCTGACCGCCCTGTTCACCGTCCTCGCACTCGACGCCGTCCGAGACCTGCGGGGCGACGTGCCCACCCCCGTCCTGGCCGTGCTCAGCGCCCTGTCCGCCCGGCTCCTCTTCCCCGGCCAGATGCTCCTGGCCGCCTTCACGCTGTTCACCACCGCCCTCCTCGCCCGCCACCTCACCACCTCCAGGAAGCCCCACCATGCGTGA
- a CDS encoding branched-chain amino acid transporter permease — MRDTSYTIAAVLVAAAVTWALRALPFAALTPLRESGTVQYLSTRMPAGVMVILVVYCLHDLPVTEARGTAPLGAVVLTIGLHVWRRNALLSILGGTATHVLLASTLFAH, encoded by the coding sequence ATGCGTGACACCAGCTACACCATCGCCGCCGTCCTCGTCGCCGCCGCCGTCACCTGGGCCCTGCGCGCCCTGCCCTTCGCCGCCCTCACACCCCTGCGTGAAAGCGGCACCGTCCAGTACCTCAGCACCCGCATGCCCGCCGGCGTCATGGTGATCCTGGTCGTCTACTGCCTGCATGACCTGCCAGTGACCGAAGCCCGCGGCACAGCGCCGCTCGGGGCCGTTGTCCTCACCATCGGCCTGCATGTGTGGCGCCGCAACGCACTGCTGAGCATCCTCGGCGGCACCGCCACCCACGTGCTGCTCGCCAGCACGCTCTTCGCCCACTGA